One Carassius carassius chromosome 20, fCarCar2.1, whole genome shotgun sequence DNA segment encodes these proteins:
- the zgc:92744 gene encoding stress-associated endoplasmic reticulum protein 1, with translation MVAKQRIRMANEKHSKNITQRGNVKSSRNVSDDKVSVGPWLLALFIFVVCGSAIFQIIQSIRMGM, from the exons ATGGTCGCCAAACAGAGGATTCGTATGGCCAACGAGAAACACAGCAAAAACATCACCCAGAGAGGCAACGTCAAATCCTCG AGAAACGTCAGTGATGATAAAGTCTCGGTAGGACCGTGGCTCTTGGCGCTCTTCATCtttgttgtctgtggttcag CAATATTCCAGATCATTCAGAGTATCCGAATGGGCATGTAA